AGCCGGGAGAGGTACCCCCCCTCGTTGTTGATCTTCTCCCCTGTTCGCCGGCGCTCCTCGAACTTCTCCACCACCAGGAGCACGTCGTCCCCCAGATTCCGGACATACTTCTCGGCCACGCCCCGGTGCACCCCGTAGCGCGTCAGCAGCGCCACGTGCGCCGGGTTGATCGGCGAACTGGCCTCGCCGTACGTGTAGTGCACCATGGTTTTGCTGCCGCGCCCGATGAAGTCCACCGCCCCCAGGTACCCGATGCCCAGCAGGGGCGCGTGCATGCTCTCCAGCGACTTGCGCACATGGTCCGTGCGGCGCCCCAGCAGCCCACAGTTCTCCGCAAGGGTCATCATCGGGACGGTCACCTGGTACGGTTTCGAGTCCCCGCGCCGCGCCGCCTCGTCCAGGTACACGTCCAGCAGGCGGTAGAGCGCACGTGAACCCACCGAAGGCAGGTGTTGGTAAACTGTAAGGTTGAGCGGCTTGATGTAGCCGGCGTTGATGCTCTTGGTGATCTCGTCGTTCAGACGGATACGCAGGGTCGAGCGGCGGTCAAGGCGGATGCGGCCCTGTTCGGGCTCGCCGTGGGTGCGGCTGAGGTTGTCGATGATGCGGAAGGACACGGTGGTGTAGCGTTTCTCCCGCACGTCGAACCACCCATCCGTGACGTTGTAGGTGGTGTTGAGCATCCGCTCGAGGCCCTGCGCCAGCGCCTGGTAGTACTGCCCGGTCGTATCCAGGCCGGCCAGCTTCAGCAGCGCGTATGCCGTGGTGGTGATCACCCCGTCCGCCGGGCAGCCCGCCTCGATATAGGTGTTGATCAGGGCCACCAGCAGATCGTTGTCGCTGCCGCGGGCAAGACCGATGCCCGGCACACCGACGCACACGATCTGGGCCGGTTGCCCGCTGGGGCGGAACACGGTCCGTTCGAGCCGGAGCATGTCCTCAGGCAGGCGTTCCTGACTTGGCACGAAAATCAGGGACGCGACGTTCTTCTCGTCGTGGCCCCTCAGCACGTCCCCTTCCCTCCCCTCAGCATGTGGGGAGTGTACGGAGGACGTGGTTTTGTCCGGGGCAGGCGTGGGGGCCGTGGGTGAGGGAGCCGCTCGACCTCGCCCCTTGATTCCCGCCATCAGAAGGGAAGCGGCTCGCTGCCGCCCGGCGGATCAAGCTCTGCCCGTAAGCCAGCGGGCGTCAGATGCACCGCCCCGGAGATGGTGAACACTGGCGGACGCCACTGGGGGTTGAGGCTGCTACTGGCGGCGATCTCCACCTCGGTGCGGGGTCCTGGTGCGTGGAGGCCCACCTGCATCTCACCCTGGAAGCGCAGGGCCTGCACGTATTCCCGGACCACGGCCCCCAGCAGGGCCGCGGTGCCGACGTCCACGCCGGTCACACGGGTGGTGTACCCCAGCGCGGCGAGGTTGCCGTGTTCAAAGTGCAGCCAGGCCCGTTCCACGTCTTCCGCACTGAGCATGGGGGCCAGGCGGTCGCGGAAGCTCGGTTCGCCGAGCAGTGCGGCCACCGCAAGGGTGCCGTGCAGCGTCACATGCAGGCGCACCTGGCGGTGTGGCGAGGCAGCCTCGACTGTCAGGCCCGCGATGACGGGCTTCAGGGGACTGTCCAGCAGCGGGGCCTTCATGGCTGCCACGGCGGTGTGGTAGGCAGCGAAGGGGTTGGGAGCGTCGGTCATCTGGATCTCCTGGGGCGTGAGGGCCGCGCGCTCATCATGCGTCCCCTTGAGGGCGTCCCTGTGAGCTGATGCTCCCCACCTGAGGAGGTCGGGGCAGCCCGGTGTGGTCGCTGAAGCGGGCCACGAGCAGCAGCAGGGACAGGGCATGTCCGGCGGTTCACGGAGCAGAGGGAAATCAACCACCACCATACCTCACCTTATAACGAGCCTCCGGGGATGAAGGGGGACCGCCGGGGGACCTCCCGGCCAGGGCTGAGGGATGACGGTATCTCCAATGGAACTGGTCGTGACACGCCAGTCAAGCCCATCCTTGAACCATGAAACGGCAAGCAGGCCGTTCCTGATCACGAGGCAGAGGATGGACGCGCGCAGTTCGGAGCGCAAGGTGGCCAACAGGAAGACGCGCCCGCCGAGGAACTGGGGAATGACCAGCCGCGCAGCGGCCAGATGGTTGGGCCGCGTCTCGTAGGGACCGAGAGGCACCAGGGGATTCATGCGCTCACCTCTGTGGTGAGCTGGGGACCACCGTGCCGGTCCAGCCAGCCTTTCAGGAAGGGCGATGATCGGGGGGAGTGGCAGCGCCGCTGGACGGGAACGGGTAGGCCACGCACGGCGAAGGAGCAGCAGGCCGTGGAAAATGGCCAAGCCGCCGTGACTGCCCTGGTGTGTATAGGGCAGTGATGACCTGGCGGCGATAGACCAGCGTCGACCTCGGTGTCGATCCCCCATCCAGCGTGATGTCGTCGGTGGTCGGCTGGGGGCAGGCTCCCGTGAGCGAACCCGCTTGACGCGCACGCCGCTGCGCGCCCAGCCTGGAGCATGACGGCCGTGCCCCACGCCCCACTTGCCCACCCGGCCAATCAGCAGACCTTCGAGACGTGCCTGACCCTCACCCTCCAGGTGGTGGCTGCGGTGGAGTTCGCCCCGGCCCTCAGCCAGGAGCGGCCCACCCGGGACATGCTGCTCGCGTTTGCCCAGGAGGTGGAACGCAATGCGCAGGCGATCGCCGCACTGGCCGGACACGGCGGGGCGGATGTGGGGGCGCTGGGGCAGGACTGGTACAGCAAGCTCACCACCGCCCGGGATGAACCGCTGCAGGTGGCCTACCACGCGCTTCACTCGGCGGCCTACCTGGGCCTGGAGCATGGCCTGACGACGGCGACCCTGCTTGCGGCGGTGGGGTGTGCCCTGCGGGTCCTGGCGCAGCGCGAGGGGCGGCTCAGCCACTAAGCGGCGGGGTGTCAGAGCGGGACGCCGAGCAGACGGGCGGCGAAGCGGAGCGCTTCGTCCTTCGGTTTTTCCCGCAGCGCGGTGGTCAACGCCGTCACGCCTTCGACCGACATCTGGGCCAGGGCGTCCTGGGCCAGTGGCGAGGGTGCACGGTTGAGTTTGACCCGGAACAGCATCCGGGCTGTTTCCCGGGGATCAGCGACCTGATCCTGGTCCGGCTGCGGTGATGCTGTCCGCCTGGCACGTTTCTTGGGCGGGGTTTCGGGTGCTGCGGAGAGTTGTGTGGCGTACTCCCACTTGGTGGGGTTCTTGATGGCATCGACGACTGCGGCGGACAGGGAGCGGGGTTTCCACCCGGACTCCACCCGGTGTTCGACGGCGCGGATGGCGGGGAGGACCCGTTCGGGATAATCGGCGGAGAGGGTCGCCGCGACGCCGGAGACGACGCCCCGCGCCTGGAGTTCACGGACCAGCTCGGGGTGGGCGATGGCCCGGAACCGGTACGTGAGGGCGCGTTTCGCGCCGCGCCCTTCGTCCTCTACGCTGTCCAGGTATCCTTCGTCGATCAGTCGCTCGTGGGAGGCTTCCAGGGAACGCAGCGCCGCGTCCGTTCGGCCGCTCAGGCCGCAGGCCACCATCCAGTCCCGCAGATTCACCCGCATCTCCTGGGCGAGGTGGTCGCCGCGGATGCGGTGCGCGGCGAGGCAGCGGTACAGCGCGCGGCTGGGGCTGCTGCCCAGCCGCGCCATCAAGTCGCCGTCGAGAATCTGGTAGAGGCCGTCACGGATCAGCGAGGCGAACGTCGTGGTGAACACCACGTCGATGAGAGAATCCGTGCTGACCTGCACGCCCACGGCGTCTTCCATGCCGACGTCGTCGTCCAGCCAGAGATCCGAGACCAGGCCGGTGGACGCGGTCCGGCTCTCCGGTTTCAGGCTCGCGCCCAACCAGCGCGCGGTCATCTCCCAGCGGACGGACGCCAACCGCAGCAGCCCTTCACGCAGCCGCACGTAATCCTTGCTGGAGCGGGACAGGCCGACCATGTTCAGGAGCGTGGTGGGCGGCACGCGAATGCGGTTGTTGTCGGGACAGCCGGCGCGGAAGAACAGGGTCTGCAGCGCGAGGAGGATGTCGCCGTCCAAGCCGTAAGGGCGGCCGCGATGCGCGTGTCCTGAAACGACGTACCGAACCCCGTTCGCTTCGAACTCCGCGATCCAGTCGTGTTCCTTCGGCGCAGACTGCGAAGCGCTGACAATCCCGGCGCGGGCCAGGTCAAGCTCGCTGATCCGCGTGTTGTCCATGCGTTTGATTGTAGTCATGGTCAAAAAAAGATCTTTGATCTTGATGATCAATCAAGCAAAGGAGTATGCAGCGGGTACGACGGTGGATGCGGCCGCGTATTCCACACTTTTCCCGCAGAAGTCACACGCTCTTCCCGCAAAATCACCACACTTTTCCCGCGCGAACGGCACAGTCCTCCCGTAGGAAAACCACAGTTTCCCCGCAGACTGGGGGTGCCGAAGACCAAGTTTTGGCCGTATGAGCTGGTCTTCGGGCGGGAAAAGTGTGGGCGTGCCGCGGGTAAAACGTGGGAAGGTTGCGGGGAAGGTGTGGCGAATGCTCGGAGAAAGTGTGGCATTGTTGCGGGAAAAGTGTGGTGATTCTTGGCCGGAGGGGACCTCCGGTACGGCTCCCGAGGATGAGTTGCTCCCGGTGGCGAAGGCTCAACGGTGAGGCGGAGCGCCTGACGGCGGGAGGTGCAGGCCATCTCCTTAGCGGTCCCCCAGCCAGGTGACCACCCGCCACACATTGATCGCCCCTGCCATCAACGCCCGCTCCAGATTGGCCTTCTACCCTTGCTGGCCTGACCCGAGGAGCGCACGCAGTTCCGCGATCAGTTTCTGGGCCCGGGCCGCTTCCTTGCCGGTCAACTGCTTGAGGCGGGGCAGGTCAGCGCGCAGGCCGTCCACAGAGGAC
This DNA window, taken from Deinococcus carri, encodes the following:
- a CDS encoding replication initiator protein A, with translation MLRGHDEKNVASLIFVPSQERLPEDMLRLERTVFRPSGQPAQIVCVGVPGIGLARGSDNDLLVALINTYIEAGCPADGVITTTAYALLKLAGLDTTGQYYQALAQGLERMLNTTYNVTDGWFDVREKRYTTVSFRIIDNLSRTHGEPEQGRIRLDRRSTLRIRLNDEITKSINAGYIKPLNLTVYQHLPSVGSRALYRLLDVYLDEAARRGDSKPYQVTVPMMTLAENCGLLGRRTDHVRKSLESMHAPLLGIGYLGAVDFIGRGSKTMVHYTYGEASSPINPAHVALLTRYGVHRGVAEKYVRNLGDDVLLVVEKFEERRRTGEKINNEGGYLSRLLKEAASIVEEARIEALRAQETQRTRKAAQMAQVRVEAEQHQLFEAERRSVLEAAAPEAALEFVLSPFKARQLERRGLTLRELDQMRARVLDGQVTAAEMDAAVNRALMSAEGLEALRALL
- a CDS encoding replication initiator protein A; translated protein: MIIKIKDLFLTMTTIKRMDNTRISELDLARAGIVSASQSAPKEHDWIAEFEANGVRYVVSGHAHRGRPYGLDGDILLALQTLFFRAGCPDNNRIRVPPTTLLNMVGLSRSSKDYVRLREGLLRLASVRWEMTARWLGASLKPESRTASTGLVSDLWLDDDVGMEDAVGVQVSTDSLIDVVFTTTFASLIRDGLYQILDGDLMARLGSSPSRALYRCLAAHRIRGDHLAQEMRVNLRDWMVACGLSGRTDAALRSLEASHERLIDEGYLDSVEDEGRGAKRALTYRFRAIAHPELVRELQARGVVSGVAATLSADYPERVLPAIRAVEHRVESGWKPRSLSAAVVDAIKNPTKWEYATQLSAAPETPPKKRARRTASPQPDQDQVADPRETARMLFRVKLNRAPSPLAQDALAQMSVEGVTALTTALREKPKDEALRFAARLLGVPL